One genomic segment of Pseudoalteromonas sp. GCY includes these proteins:
- a CDS encoding CDP-alcohol phosphatidyltransferase family protein, translating into MEDKSSRRPLKVRSSTYAQRVAKWLSNKNITPNTISLLSVLFAACSAICLVLLPLSSGPLIWLLPLLAATCIQFRLLCNLFDGMVAMEGGKSTASGELFNDMPDRFADAFVIVAVGYALPQFSYAVDIAWCAAILAIMTAYVRTLATSTGAPANFCGPMAKQHRMALLTFACIFTAIEPLFWQQGAVLYTSLLIISVGSFITVCKRAILAYQYLEDKHDV; encoded by the coding sequence GTGGAAGACAAATCAAGTCGGCGTCCACTCAAGGTACGCTCAAGCACATATGCTCAGCGCGTTGCCAAATGGCTTAGCAATAAAAATATCACTCCTAACACTATTTCATTACTCAGCGTGCTGTTTGCAGCCTGCTCAGCAATCTGTCTTGTGTTGTTACCACTGTCTTCTGGACCACTCATTTGGCTTTTGCCTCTGCTTGCTGCCACATGTATTCAATTTCGCTTATTGTGTAATTTGTTCGATGGCATGGTCGCTATGGAAGGTGGGAAAAGTACCGCATCTGGTGAACTTTTTAACGATATGCCAGACAGGTTTGCCGATGCTTTTGTCATTGTTGCTGTGGGCTATGCACTCCCCCAGTTTAGTTACGCAGTCGATATTGCTTGGTGTGCGGCAATACTTGCGATTATGACCGCTTACGTAAGAACCTTGGCAACGAGTACAGGAGCACCTGCCAATTTTTGTGGACCTATGGCAAAACAACATCGAATGGCTTTACTTACATTTGCATGTATTTTTACAGCGATAGAGCCTCTATTCTGGCAACAAGGGGCTGTGTTATACACGTCACTACTTATCATTAGCGTCGGTTCATTCATCACGGTATGTAAACGAGCTATCCTTGCCTACCAATATCTTGAGGACAAACACGATGTTTAA